One window of Micromonas commoda chromosome 1, complete sequence genomic DNA carries:
- the SELB gene encoding selenocysteine-specific elongation factor (Selenocystene-specific elongation factor. Translation factor necessary for the incorporation of selenocysteine into proteins): protein MSSAKQRTLNINVGILGHVDSGKTSLGERATKAKILTSGLRFPSRLTPFSAIFTTLPMHTVRALSTHFSTASLDKHPQSIERGITLDLGFSSFSTRVPKNLDNDLYEQVQFTLVDCPGHATLMKTVLGGAHIIDMMVLVIDVNKGMQTQTAECLVVGEITAQDLLVVLNKIDMIPEKLRFERIENAKARLRKVLKATKFRDCEFISVAARPGGADGMEAGGLPPIGMAALVSSLSSYVTTKKIERCFGTFLFAVDHCFPARGQGTVMTGTVLRGTCKVGDEIELPELGIVKKVKSMQMFKRPVQDCAKGDRLGICVTQLDPKLIERGMLAAPGTVPRFSTAVVLAQKIRYYKGRVLSKMKFHVTVGHVTAMATAEFFGNISEAGAAREDSSASPGMMDRDTINTSLQHSWKSSLPRQPSDQIFTEFDGQKEYSYYEELLYAAGMHEQNSEEIVDTSIKPVSVASNKRTLQNATWALLFFDRPVVCPPGGLYIASRLDTDIQKNACRLAFYGQILRPFAFDQDTSAMRCIKVFKLKRREGVIERLQDDKSAICKGMFKRETDLSMFQGMKVFTDRGEEGIISGWFGKSGKFKVFFRDGIQPVSEADKNTKLYLYFKRHAFDKEDKRVFQ from the coding sequence ATGAGTTCAGCAAAGCAGCGCACACTCAATATAAATGTTGGCATTCTAGGTCACGTCGATAGTGGGAAGACAAGTTTAGGTGAGCGAGCGACCAAAGCGAAAATTCTTACATCCGGTCTAAGGTTCCCATCAAGACTCACGCCTTTCTCCGCAATTTTCACCACACTTCCTATGCATACAGTTCGGGCACTTTCTACTCACTTCTCAACTGCTTCTTTGGATAAACATCCTCAAAGTATCGAACGGGGCATTACATTGGATCTCGGTTTCTCAAGTTTTTCGACAAGAGTGCCAAAAAACCTTGACAACGACCTATACGAACAGGTCCAGTTCACCCTCGTGGACTGTCCGGGACACGCGACTCTCATGAAAACTGTGCTTGGCGGGGCACACATAATTGATATGATGGTTTTGGTGATAGATGTAAACAAGGGAATGCAGACGCAGACCGCAGAATGTTTGGTCGTTGGCGAGATAACAGCACAAGACCTCCTCGTTGTTTTGAATAAAATTGATATGATTCCTGAGAAATTACGCTTTGAGCGAATCGAAAATGCCAAAGCGCGATTGAGAAAAGTCCTGAAGGCCACTAAATTCAGAGATTGCGAATTTATCTCTGTTGCTGCGCGTCCTGGAGGTGCGGATGGTATGGAAGCCGGAGGCCTGCCCCCTATCGGAATGGCTGCCTTGGTTTCGAGTCTTTCGTCGTATGTTACAACGAAAAAGATAGAGAGGTGTTTCGGGACGTTTCTGTTTGCGGTTGATCACTGCTTTCCTGCCAGAGGTCAGGGGACTGTGATGACAGGGACTGTGTTGAGAGGCACCTGTAAGGTCGGGGATGAAATTGAATTGCCTGAACTCGGAATCGTAAAAAAGGTGAAGAGCATGCAAATGTTCAAAAGGCCTGTTCAAGACTGTGCTAAAGGTGATCGACTTGGCATTTGCGTTACCCAGCTTGATCCTAAACTCATCGAGCGAGGCATGTTGGCAGCTCCCGGCACTGTACCACGGTTCAGTACGGCGGTTGTACTTGCGCAGAAAATCAGATATTACAAAGGTCGCGTGCTCTCAAAGATGAAGTTCCATGTTACGGTGGGACACGTTACAGCAATGGCCACTGCTGAGTTTTTTGGCAATATTTCAGAAGCGGGTGCCGCGCGAGAGGATTCTTCGGCCTCTCCTGGAATGATGGACCGCGACACGATAAACACGTCTCTTCAGCATTCCTGGAAGTCGTCCCTCCCACGACAACCCTCGGACCAAATTTTCACTGAGTTTGACGGACAAAAGGAATACTCATATTATGAAGAGCTGTTATACGCTGCTGGCATGCATGAACAAAACTCGGAAGAAATCGTAGACACCTCTATAAAACCTGTAAGTGTCGCGAGCAATAAAAGGACACTTCAAAATGCCACCTGGGCACTCCTTTTCTTTGATCGCCCCGTTGTTTGTCCTCCCGGGGGCTTATATATTGCTTCGCGTTTAGACACGGATATTCAGAAGAACGCATGCCGCTTAGCATTCTATGGCCAGATCTTACGGCCATTCGCCTTTGATCAAGACACAAGCGCAATGAGGTGCATCAAAGTTTTCAAACTAAAAAGGAGGGAAGGTGTGATAGAACGGCTACAGGATGACAAATCTGCAATCTGCAAAGGAATGTTCAAAAGGGAAACCGACCTGTCTATGTTCCAAGGCATGAAAGTATTCACGGATCGCGGTGAAGAAGGAATCATCAGTGGGTGGTTTGGAAAGAGTGGCAAATTCAAGGTGTTCTTTAGGGACGGAATCCAGCCAGTTTCCGAGGCAGACAAGAACACGAAGCTGTATCTGTATTTCAAGCGTCACGCATTTGACAAAGAAGACAAACGCGTTTTCCAGTAG
- a CDS encoding predicted protein: MLKTLPKIELLCVAGHQPAQSTRRRNPIRVDNPAESPRVASPSIARPLDDAALSNTRPEFLHRKANRRSLGLVTLPCFYSLQRCFPGSAVQYMFPSHAVAREISPFSPLIESVEQIRDATRELEAMQDSLCTSAALGTSPPLQNLKLRLRSKPLSDLTSAAQNIDKYIDIVPLDNWEEVIWMSMEDDRFGYRNDRKMSAQRLPGIERPNDFLCFLFSCFNDPRAPPSTNMLLSLKLLEDGVDMGIRGDRRINAEGLSSSVSDVKEKVEAYLTFLESLNVAIPDPTTR, encoded by the coding sequence ATGCTGAAAACCTTGCCAAAGATTGAACTTCTTTGCGTCGCGGGCCATCAGCCCGCTCAAAGCACGCGGAGACGCAATCCAATCAGAGTTGATAATCCCGCCGAAAGCCCGCGAGTTGCATCACCGTCAATTGCGCGACctctggacgacgcggcaTTGTCCAACACTCGACCTGAGTTTCTTCACAGGAAAGCAAACAGACGGTCACTCGGGCTTGTGACGCTCCCATGCTTTTATTCCCTCCAACGATGCTTTCCAGGCAGTGCTGTACAGTATATGTTTCCCTCCCACGCTGTTGCTCGCGAGATCTCTCCTTTTTCGCCGCTAATTGAAAGTGTTGAGCAAATCCGCGACGCAACTCGTGAGCTCGAGGCCATGCAAGATTCTCTTTGTACAAGTGCGGCACTCGGTACTTCTCCCCCACTTCAAAATTTAAAGCTTCGACTTAGGTCAAAGCCTCTATCAGATCTGACATCGGCGGCTCAAAATATAGATAAATATATTGATATCGTACCGTTAGATAACTGGGAAGAGGTGATATGGATGTCCATGGAGGATGATAGGTTTGGATATCGGAATGATCGAAAGATGAGCGCCCAACGCCTTCCAGGTATTGAGAGGCCAAATGATTTCTTATGTTTCCTTTTTAGTTGTTTCAACGATCCAAGAGCGCCGCCAAGTACAAACATGCTACTGTCCTTGAAATTGCTCGAAGATGGAGTTGACATGGGGATTCGAGGAGATAGGCGGATTAATGCAGAGGGTCTCAGTTCTTCTGTGTCTGATGTGAAGGAAAAGGTTGAGGCTTATCTGACTTTTTTGGAAAGTTTGAATGTCGCCATCCCAGATCCGACAACAAGATGA